Part of the Nitrosophilus alvini genome, TTCAAGATATTTTATGGCTTCATAAAAGTCCTCTTCTATCAGGGTATAGAAATCGAACTCTTTGAAATTAAGCAAAAGATTTTTTTCATTGCTTTTCAGATAGACTTTTTTATCTGTATAGAGTCTGGCCAGAAACCAAAAAGCCAGAAATTCTGAAGAGTAACTATTCAAAATATTTTTTGAAAATTCTTCGAAATCTAAAAAGCCGCTATTTTCAAATTCATCAAGTATCACACTCAAAACGGAGTTTAGTTTTCTAAGCGGCACAGCCCAGTATATCATCCTCGCAGCGGCCTCTGCCTTGGTATAGAGTCCACCAAGATAGAGTCTCACTCCCCTTTCCACTTTCCCGAACAGGTTCGTTCGTATCCCAACAAAACCGATATCTGATAGTATATGTCTCGCACAACCCTTAAGACAGCCGCTATAGCCTATCTTGATGCCAAGTCTGTTAATATCATCTAATATTAATCTATCTGCCTCTTTTTTAGTATCGAAAAGAGAAAATATACAGTATCTGCTTCCGGCGCATGCAAGGATGTTTTCATTTTGAGACAAAGATTCCAAAGGAAAATATCTCTCTCCCAGTCCGATAATATATAGATTCTGATCTGTTCCTATTCTAACTTCACACTCATTTTGTTCTGCAAACTGAACTATTTTTTCAAAAGTTTCGATATCTATCTCCCCGTATCTGCTTTTGAATCTATATGCAAAAGAGCCGTTATTTAGAACAAACCAGTCTTCATTTTCTTTATATTTTTCAGATAACAGAGTACCTGCTTTTATAAACTCCTTTTTATAAAACTCCCCTATTCTCTCTTTAAATTCCTCGATACCTATAAGCTGCAAAAGATGATAAAGCCTCGCCTTTGTCCTGTTCTCTCTAAGGCCGTACTTTTTATACGCCTTTACGATAGCCTCGAAAAGTGGCAGAACTTCATCTTTTTTTACGAAAATATCTGCACTTTTTGCAATTTCGAGATTTTTACCCCCAAGATATAGATTAAACCCTGTCACTCCATCCTTTTGGGCCAGGGCAAAATAGCAGTCGTTTCCGAAAAAGGAGGTGATGTTTTTAGAATTTGCACTGATTGCGGTATTGAATTTTCTGGGAATCATTCCTACAAATTCGGGATTTTTTAAAAAAATTTCCTGCATCTTTAAAATAATCGGATAGACTTCAAAGCGACAGCTCTGCTCTACTCCATCCAGGGGGTCTGTGACTATATTTCTAAAGTTGTCCGTAAGCGTCTGCCAGGATGTGATACCGTT contains:
- a CDS encoding nitrite/sulfite reductase, which codes for MKLNKIEKLKLELKPCDYYSKLDTLNHNGLTEADRFYLKNFGIYNTKLSPETFMLRLRIPAGRIEISKLKMVLSLAKKHDARIILTSRAQMELHGLSFCSVLEIHKNLEKNGITSWQTLTDNFRNIVTDPLDGVEQSCRFEVYPIILKMQEIFLKNPEFVGMIPRKFNTAISANSKNITSFFGNDCYFALAQKDGVTGFNLYLGGKNLEIAKSADIFVKKDEVLPLFEAIVKAYKKYGLRENRTKARLYHLLQLIGIEEFKERIGEFYKKEFIKAGTLLSEKYKENEDWFVLNNGSFAYRFKSRYGEIDIETFEKIVQFAEQNECEVRIGTDQNLYIIGLGERYFPLESLSQNENILACAGSRYCIFSLFDTKKEADRLILDDINRLGIKIGYSGCLKGCARHILSDIGFVGIRTNLFGKVERGVRLYLGGLYTKAEAAARMIYWAVPLRKLNSVLSVILDEFENSGFLDFEEFSKNILNSYSSEFLAFWFLARLYTDKKVYLKSNEKNLLLNFKEFDFYTLIEEDFYEAIKYLEKSLYIESNL